The following are encoded together in the Bradymonas sediminis genome:
- the aceB gene encoding malate synthase A, with product MPEGINITGPITEEYADILSRDALEFVANLHRKLNPRRLELLQARSERDAKLQAGERPDFLAATADVRAGDWKVAPIPQALQKRHVEITGPVDRKMVINALNSGADTFMADFEDSNSPTWSNNVLGQRNLRDAVRGTIEFEHPTKDKTYRLNDSVATLLVRPRGWHLVEKHMTVDGDEVSASLFDFGLYFFHNASALLAKGSGPYFYLPKLESHLEARLWNDAFCQAQDALKIPRGSIKATVLLETILAAFEMDEILYEIREHAAGLNAGRWDYIFSVIKKFRSAEEFLLPDRSQITMGVPFMQAYAELLVQTCHKRGAHAIGGMAAFIPSRRDEAVNEKALRKVAEDKEREVSQGYDGTWIAHPDLVPIARKPFDKKLEGRPHQKSVLREDVDCSAEDLLNTDIKGGKITEAGLRLNINVGIQYIASWLAGQGAAAIYNLMEDAATAEISRSQVWQWIHHPAARLDDGREITPKLYNEIVPQELEKIRTLWGKNYDAQLFENARVLFDKLSLEDEFVEFLTLIAYEKLP from the coding sequence ATGCCCGAAGGTATAAACATAACCGGACCGATCACCGAAGAATACGCAGATATTCTCAGCCGCGATGCGCTTGAGTTTGTGGCGAACCTGCACCGCAAACTCAACCCTCGCCGCCTCGAATTGCTCCAGGCGCGCAGCGAACGCGACGCGAAGCTCCAGGCCGGTGAGCGCCCCGACTTTCTCGCCGCCACCGCTGACGTGCGCGCGGGCGATTGGAAGGTCGCCCCCATCCCCCAAGCGCTGCAAAAGCGTCACGTCGAGATCACCGGGCCCGTGGACCGAAAGATGGTCATCAACGCCCTGAACTCGGGCGCCGACACATTCATGGCCGACTTCGAGGACTCCAACTCCCCCACCTGGTCAAATAACGTGCTCGGCCAGCGCAACCTGCGCGACGCGGTGCGTGGCACCATCGAATTTGAACATCCCACCAAGGACAAGACCTACCGGCTCAATGACAGCGTCGCGACCCTGCTAGTGCGCCCGCGCGGCTGGCACCTGGTCGAAAAGCATATGACCGTCGACGGCGACGAAGTCAGCGCCTCACTCTTCGACTTCGGCCTCTATTTCTTCCACAACGCCTCGGCGCTGTTGGCCAAGGGAAGCGGCCCGTATTTCTATCTCCCCAAGCTCGAAAGCCACCTTGAAGCGCGTCTTTGGAACGATGCCTTCTGCCAAGCACAGGACGCCCTGAAAATCCCGCGCGGGAGCATCAAGGCGACCGTCCTCCTCGAAACGATCCTGGCGGCCTTTGAGATGGACGAGATCCTCTATGAGATCCGCGAACACGCCGCCGGGCTCAACGCCGGGCGCTGGGATTATATCTTCAGCGTGATCAAGAAATTTCGAAGCGCCGAGGAGTTCCTGCTCCCGGACCGCTCCCAGATCACCATGGGTGTTCCCTTTATGCAGGCTTATGCCGAACTGCTCGTTCAGACCTGTCATAAACGCGGCGCCCACGCGATCGGCGGCATGGCCGCGTTTATCCCGAGCCGACGCGACGAAGCCGTCAACGAAAAGGCGCTGCGCAAGGTCGCCGAGGATAAAGAGCGCGAGGTCAGCCAGGGCTATGACGGCACCTGGATCGCCCACCCCGACCTGGTGCCCATCGCCCGCAAACCCTTCGACAAAAAACTCGAGGGGCGCCCCCATCAAAAGTCAGTGCTCCGCGAAGACGTCGACTGCAGCGCCGAGGACCTGCTCAACACCGACATTAAAGGCGGCAAAATCACCGAGGCGGGCCTGCGCCTCAACATCAACGTCGGCATCCAATATATCGCCTCCTGGCTCGCCGGGCAGGGGGCGGCCGCGATCTACAACCTGATGGAAGACGCCGCCACCGCCGAGATCTCGCGCTCACAGGTCTGGCAATGGATTCACCATCCGGCCGCCCGCCTGGATGATGGCCGCGAGATTACCCCCAAACTCTATAACGAAATCGTCCCCCAAGAGCTCGAGAAGATCCGCACCTTATGGGGCAAAAATTACGACGCTCAGCTCTTCGAGAACGCCCGCGTACTCTTCGACAAGCTGAGCCTCGAAGATGAATTCGTCGAGTTTCTAACCCTGATCGCCTACGAGAAGCTGCCCTAA
- a CDS encoding inositol-3-phosphate synthase, whose product MNRQADYSTNGKTGGKLAVLLPGLGAVGTTFIAGAIAARRGLGAPIGSLTQLGRMPVSADAPDAMPPRIKDVVGLAELDDLVFGGWDIFEDNCYEAACNAGVLTRDFLAPLQEELEAIRPMKAVFDPAFVRNITGPNVKKYKTKMDAAEALVADIERFMAQNGCARAVGVWCGSTEVFVDVEPVHASLKAFEAGLRGNDDAISPTMIYAYAHIKAGVPFINSAPNRALNTPALVEMAEQYGVPFAGHDLKTGQTLMKTILAPGIASRQLGVSGWYSTNILGNRDGLVLDDPGSFKTKEESKLSVLDSIFRPDQNPQLYGDMHHKVRIDYYPPRGDAKEGWDNIDIFGWMGYPMQIKVNFLCRDSILAAPLVLDLALLADLAQRKGQSGNQTWLSYYFKSPQADPGEGVVHALMAQERMLFTQLRILADADVSVDHPWDPAILPNTDSRELRSDR is encoded by the coding sequence GTGAATAGACAAGCGGATTATTCGACGAACGGAAAAACAGGCGGAAAATTGGCGGTTCTATTGCCCGGATTGGGGGCGGTAGGGACCACCTTTATCGCGGGGGCCATCGCGGCCCGGCGTGGTCTGGGGGCGCCGATCGGCAGCCTGACGCAGTTGGGGCGCATGCCGGTGTCTGCGGACGCGCCCGACGCGATGCCGCCGCGGATTAAGGATGTCGTGGGCCTGGCCGAATTGGATGATTTGGTCTTCGGCGGCTGGGATATCTTCGAGGATAATTGCTACGAAGCCGCGTGCAACGCGGGGGTTTTAACCCGGGACTTTCTGGCGCCGCTTCAGGAGGAGCTTGAGGCGATTCGGCCGATGAAGGCGGTCTTTGACCCGGCTTTTGTGCGAAATATCACCGGCCCAAATGTCAAGAAGTATAAGACCAAGATGGACGCGGCGGAGGCGCTCGTCGCGGATATCGAGCGCTTTATGGCGCAGAACGGTTGCGCGCGCGCGGTCGGGGTGTGGTGCGGCTCGACCGAGGTCTTCGTGGACGTCGAACCCGTCCATGCGTCGCTCAAGGCCTTTGAGGCCGGACTTCGCGGCAATGATGACGCCATCAGCCCGACGATGATCTACGCCTATGCCCATATCAAGGCGGGGGTGCCGTTTATTAATAGCGCGCCAAACCGCGCGCTGAATACGCCGGCGCTCGTCGAGATGGCCGAGCAATACGGTGTGCCCTTCGCCGGCCACGACCTTAAGACGGGCCAGACGCTGATGAAGACGATCCTGGCGCCGGGTATTGCCAGTCGCCAGCTGGGCGTAAGTGGTTGGTATTCAACCAATATTCTGGGCAATCGAGACGGTCTCGTCCTCGATGATCCCGGCTCGTTTAAGACCAAAGAGGAGAGTAAATTATCGGTGCTCGACTCGATCTTTCGCCCGGACCAGAATCCCCAACTCTATGGGGATATGCACCATAAGGTGCGCATCGACTATTATCCGCCGCGCGGCGACGCCAAAGAGGGCTGGGATAATATCGATATCTTCGGGTGGATGGGCTATCCGATGCAGATCAAGGTCAACTTCCTATGCCGCGACTCGATTCTTGCAGCGCCCCTGGTCCTGGATCTTGCGCTGCTGGCTGACCTGGCGCAACGCAAGGGGCAGAGCGGCAATCAGACCTGGCTGTCCTATTATTTCAAGAGCCCGCAGGCCGACCCCGGCGAGGGTGTCGTGCACGCGCTGATGGCTCAGGAGCGCATGCTCTTTACGCAATTGCGCATCCTGGCCGATGCGGATGTCAGCGTGGACCATCCGTGGGACCCGGCGATCTTGCCGAATACGGACTCCCGGGAGCTTCGCTCCGATCGATAA
- a CDS encoding CDP-alcohol phosphatidyltransferase family protein, translating to MGPPRWTELLAKLTPGIALALVLVGLLVVFLRRPIDAEAPLRREGSLLMPRVLIAYWYWLITPVIERLGRWGVRPNHLTLGALALAIFAGGALAVGSLMLGAWLLVAAATFDLLDGLLARHLEIGSKSGAFLDSFADRCAECVVFGGLAYYGAGGPLTWLSVWALTASLLISYARARAEALGVDCSIGLMQRPERTFWLIITLFAAPIVSAFQPATADNSVSLVAVLGVGILAFLSTITALRRADWAFKALSDDPNNHRDYPGLANAKDAKIARGHTGAALASEVALESGAEAMR from the coding sequence ATGGGCCCCCCAAGATGGACCGAATTGCTGGCGAAGCTTACGCCCGGCATTGCGCTCGCGCTGGTTCTCGTGGGGCTCCTGGTCGTCTTTTTGCGTCGTCCCATTGACGCCGAAGCGCCGCTGCGCCGGGAGGGGTCCTTGCTGATGCCGCGGGTGTTGATCGCCTACTGGTATTGGCTGATCACCCCGGTGATCGAGCGGCTGGGGCGCTGGGGAGTGCGGCCCAATCATCTCACGCTCGGGGCGCTTGCCCTGGCGATATTTGCCGGAGGGGCGCTGGCCGTGGGCTCGTTGATGCTGGGCGCCTGGTTGCTCGTGGCCGCGGCGACCTTCGATTTGCTCGACGGGTTGCTCGCGCGTCACCTTGAGATCGGCTCGAAGAGCGGGGCGTTTCTGGACTCCTTCGCGGATCGCTGCGCCGAGTGCGTGGTCTTCGGCGGACTCGCCTATTACGGTGCGGGCGGCCCTCTCACTTGGCTATCCGTGTGGGCGCTGACCGCATCGCTGCTGATCAGCTACGCGCGCGCGCGCGCCGAGGCCCTCGGCGTGGATTGCTCCATCGGCTTGATGCAGCGTCCTGAGCGCACATTCTGGCTCATTATCACTCTTTTTGCGGCGCCGATCGTGAGCGCATTTCAACCAGCGACGGCTGATAATTCGGTCTCTCTGGTCGCGGTGCTCGGCGTGGGGATCCTCGCATTCTTAAGCACGATCACCGCGCTTCGGCGCGCTGATTGGGCGTTCAAAGCACTAAGCGATGACCCCAATAACCATCGCGATTATCCAGGGTTAGCGAATGCAAAAGACGCGAAAATTGCTCGTGGGCACACCGGTGCAGCGTTGGCCAGCGAGGTTGCGCTGGAATCCGGGGCTGAGGCCATGCGTTAA
- a CDS encoding GtrA family protein has product MTFSNRYLRDLGGASLASVAATLIDALVYSILLWTLVRNGVFSVGFAAAIAAIFGGGVHYTLSRFWVFGRFNAPLKQSALTYFVVSWLGALAHGTFTTILVGAMGTVVGASVGWALSKGVIWLFWTYPLSRYVVFGGLGARSTTAPSADEVEASK; this is encoded by the coding sequence ATGACGTTTTCTAACCGATACCTTCGCGATCTCGGCGGTGCATCGCTGGCAAGCGTGGCTGCTACGCTCATCGATGCGCTCGTCTACTCGATATTATTGTGGACCCTGGTCCGCAATGGGGTTTTCTCCGTCGGGTTCGCCGCTGCAATCGCCGCGATTTTTGGTGGCGGTGTCCACTATACGCTGAGTCGATTTTGGGTGTTTGGGCGTTTTAATGCGCCGCTAAAGCAATCGGCGCTGACCTATTTTGTTGTGAGTTGGTTGGGCGCGCTTGCCCACGGGACCTTTACCACCATCCTGGTCGGGGCGATGGGGACGGTGGTCGGTGCCTCGGTGGGTTGGGCGCTGTCGAAGGGGGTGATCTGGCTCTTTTGGACCTATCCGCTGTCGCGCTACGTTGTCTTCGGTGGGCTCGGGGCACGAAGTACAACCGCCCCATCCGCGGACGAAGTTGAGGCGAGCAAATGA
- a CDS encoding MMPL family transporter has translation MASQLDIEADITRLLPRTAPSVAGLELLEKTYGGQIGRLTVVLEIEPPADSRPNILSIPTAIGAQKRPPVALKKLAEEYAVLLRDVEGVEHVEVRRPLDSLKGYRLLFAQMEDLRDAQAYLNQRFDQAEARANPLFVGLDDEADDAADATQSGSGDPMPELLDEERLAEKYPEFAQSPYYIAEDGGFLAFFVYPDFPPSDLGRASSLVDDVERIVTGRAERIAAAGGPKIRVGLTGRYKKRVDLEEMLKRDLSVSTSVALGVLLLFLWFYLRSFRATFLVLTPLVVGVIWTFAWASIAFGSLNIMTAFLGAVLIGLGADYGVHFFSRFRELRQKLAPQEALFEMLASTGRANMAAALTTMIALGSLMVSGFRAFYEFGVIAVGGLPLILLAYLLIFPCAVGVAERRGINLTARPGPKRAREAASGEGAKDAQNLDMRLLSWLQDGPVGMPMARLARAGLIARLLLFLLVVAAAIGLPRLRLNQDFSVLQSTSAPSWELDERINAMLGESQTPTLILTDSAQGSVQVVEELERRVARHKGPALVDKVLSLETFLPTDVAEKRKVLAQIARRLEEVPQDERDEALLRHLDEVEQVLRAKPLKEGDIPDEIRRQFSRLDSESKGVVLVFPAVELETVEVIDAWARILADLPGAEPGQGYGAISESFLLRDIVHTAKDDALWMFGITLLGLLLLSVLLLRDFTLFILQLCTLTLALLVALGINGLVGSHFNFMNIVALPVWLGLGVDASFHILLKGRRIYRGEEAGEIREYLSSHFHLMGAISVAYLTSMLGFGTLLLAQHNGLFSLGMVAIFGLGSILGVNLLIQSILVAESAYPRE, from the coding sequence TTGGCGTCTCAACTCGATATCGAGGCCGATATCACCCGTTTGTTGCCGCGAACCGCTCCCAGCGTTGCGGGTCTCGAACTTCTCGAAAAAACTTATGGCGGGCAAATCGGTCGACTGACCGTGGTGCTGGAGATAGAGCCTCCTGCCGATTCGCGCCCGAATATTCTATCAATCCCGACCGCGATTGGGGCGCAGAAGCGCCCACCGGTAGCGCTTAAGAAGCTCGCCGAAGAATATGCAGTTTTGCTGCGCGACGTCGAAGGTGTCGAGCATGTCGAGGTGCGCCGGCCCCTGGATTCGCTCAAAGGCTACCGATTGCTCTTCGCCCAGATGGAGGATCTTCGGGACGCCCAGGCCTATTTGAATCAGCGCTTCGACCAGGCGGAGGCGCGCGCAAATCCGCTCTTTGTGGGGCTCGACGATGAGGCCGACGACGCGGCGGACGCGACCCAATCTGGTTCCGGCGACCCAATGCCCGAGTTGCTCGATGAGGAGCGCCTCGCCGAAAAATACCCTGAATTCGCCCAATCGCCCTATTATATCGCCGAGGATGGCGGCTTCCTGGCGTTCTTTGTCTATCCGGACTTTCCTCCATCCGATCTGGGGAGAGCCTCGTCTTTGGTGGATGATGTGGAGCGCATCGTGACCGGCCGCGCCGAGCGCATTGCGGCCGCAGGGGGGCCGAAAATTCGCGTCGGGTTGACCGGCCGCTATAAAAAACGCGTCGATCTAGAGGAGATGCTCAAGCGGGACTTGTCAGTGTCGACCAGCGTAGCGTTAGGCGTGTTATTGCTCTTCCTGTGGTTCTATTTGCGCAGCTTTCGCGCGACCTTTTTGGTGCTTACGCCGCTGGTGGTGGGCGTGATCTGGACCTTCGCCTGGGCGTCGATCGCCTTTGGTAGCCTCAATATCATGACCGCCTTTTTGGGGGCGGTGCTGATCGGTTTGGGGGCCGACTATGGCGTTCATTTTTTCTCCCGATTTCGCGAATTGCGCCAGAAATTAGCGCCGCAGGAAGCGCTATTTGAGATGTTGGCGTCGACCGGGCGGGCGAATATGGCAGCGGCGCTTACGACAATGATCGCGCTGGGGAGCCTGATGGTTTCAGGGTTCCGGGCGTTCTATGAATTCGGGGTGATCGCGGTGGGCGGGCTGCCGCTCATACTTCTCGCCTATCTGCTGATCTTCCCCTGTGCGGTGGGCGTGGCGGAGCGCAGGGGTATCAATCTGACGGCGCGGCCGGGCCCAAAACGGGCGCGCGAAGCGGCGAGCGGCGAGGGCGCGAAGGACGCGCAGAACCTCGACATGCGACTGCTCTCGTGGCTGCAAGACGGTCCGGTTGGGATGCCGATGGCCCGGCTCGCCCGCGCCGGACTTATCGCCCGTCTGCTCCTATTTTTGCTCGTCGTCGCGGCGGCCATCGGGCTGCCGAGGCTTCGATTAAACCAGGATTTCTCGGTGCTCCAGTCGACCTCCGCGCCCTCCTGGGAGCTCGACGAGCGGATCAACGCGATGCTCGGCGAGTCGCAGACGCCTACGCTTATCCTCACGGATTCCGCGCAGGGGAGCGTACAGGTTGTCGAGGAGTTGGAGCGTCGCGTCGCGCGTCATAAGGGGCCTGCGCTCGTCGATAAGGTGCTCTCGCTCGAGACCTTTTTGCCCACCGATGTGGCCGAGAAACGCAAAGTACTCGCTCAGATTGCGCGCCGCCTGGAGGAAGTACCGCAGGATGAGCGTGACGAGGCGCTTCTGCGTCACCTCGATGAGGTCGAGCAGGTGTTGCGCGCGAAGCCGCTTAAAGAGGGCGATATTCCCGACGAGATTCGGCGCCAATTCTCACGGCTCGACTCGGAGTCGAAGGGGGTGGTGCTCGTCTTTCCGGCGGTTGAATTGGAGACCGTCGAGGTGATCGATGCCTGGGCGCGGATCCTCGCCGACCTGCCAGGGGCCGAACCCGGGCAGGGATATGGCGCGATCTCGGAGTCTTTTTTGCTCCGAGATATCGTTCATACCGCCAAAGACGACGCGCTGTGGATGTTCGGGATCACCTTGCTCGGACTCCTTCTATTATCGGTGTTGCTGCTTCGCGACTTCACGCTCTTTATTCTGCAGCTTTGCACCCTCACGCTCGCGCTTCTGGTCGCGCTGGGCATAAACGGGCTGGTCGGCTCGCATTTTAACTTTATGAATATCGTCGCCCTGCCGGTTTGGCTCGGGCTGGGGGTCGACGCGAGCTTTCATATCCTTCTAAAGGGGCGCCGAATTTATAGGGGCGAGGAGGCCGGGGAGATCCGCGAATATCTGAGCTCACACTTTCATCTTATGGGTGCAATATCAGTGGCTTATCTGACCTCAATGCTCGGCTTTGGCACGCTGTTACTCGCCCAACATAACGGGCTCTTTAGCCTCGGGATGGTCGCAATTTTCGGATTGGGGTCGATATTAGGTGTGAACCTTCTTATTCAGAGCATCCTGGTCGCCGAGAGCGCGTATCCGCGCGAGTAA
- a CDS encoding phosphatase PAP2 family protein, translating to MKGPRIGGIFDKRFAALCLLVVLLVFYGWMNPLRVEHWGLILLFLVLLGASRVTRSLAVAVWPAAIFGFSYDLMRLLLNRSYDMAPSAAIYRLEAWLFGWMSPSTGALGPVDFFAQHNSLILDLPGGLWYSTHIPSVIIFGVYLWWRSYRENEAPALRVDKYFWGFLIFNGVGMACWALFPVAPPWYVEAHGLVAPATLNLEGPLLGSPAGLARVDVWLGTPHFEGLYKQSTYVFGAMPSLHAAAPIWVALWTRKKIFRLLAWGYALAMCFFAVYLTHHYVVDVLAGGMLAGSVYLLLERTRLGAWAVAINARLRDWLDALFGSQVVASEPGLGEAAGAMQAETRAVEP from the coding sequence ATGAAAGGACCCCGAATCGGCGGTATTTTCGATAAACGATTCGCCGCGCTATGCCTGCTCGTAGTGCTCCTGGTTTTCTACGGGTGGATGAACCCCCTGCGCGTCGAGCATTGGGGGCTCATTCTCCTATTCTTGGTGTTGCTCGGGGCTTCTCGGGTAACGCGCTCGTTGGCGGTCGCGGTGTGGCCGGCGGCGATCTTTGGCTTCTCCTATGACCTGATGCGCCTGCTCCTAAATCGCTCTTATGATATGGCCCCCAGCGCCGCGATTTATCGTCTGGAAGCGTGGCTATTTGGCTGGATGAGCCCCAGCACAGGAGCGCTCGGGCCGGTTGATTTCTTTGCCCAGCATAATTCACTCATTCTCGATTTGCCCGGCGGCCTCTGGTACTCGACCCACATCCCGTCGGTCATTATTTTCGGCGTCTATCTCTGGTGGCGCAGCTATCGCGAGAATGAGGCGCCCGCGTTGCGGGTCGATAAATATTTCTGGGGTTTTTTGATCTTTAACGGGGTCGGGATGGCCTGCTGGGCGCTCTTTCCGGTCGCGCCGCCCTGGTATGTCGAGGCGCACGGGCTGGTCGCGCCGGCGACGCTGAACCTCGAGGGGCCGCTGCTCGGAAGCCCCGCCGGACTCGCGCGGGTCGATGTCTGGCTGGGGACCCCGCATTTTGAAGGCCTTTATAAGCAGTCAACGTATGTTTTCGGGGCGATGCCCTCGCTCCACGCGGCCGCGCCGATCTGGGTGGCCCTGTGGACGCGAAAGAAGATCTTTCGCCTGTTGGCCTGGGGCTACGCGCTGGCGATGTGCTTCTTTGCGGTCTATCTGACCCACCATTATGTGGTCGATGTCCTGGCCGGCGGGATGCTGGCCGGGTCGGTCTATTTGCTCCTGGAGCGCACGCGCCTGGGGGCCTGGGCGGTGGCGATCAACGCTCGGCTGCGCGACTGGCTCGACGCGCTATTTGGCAGCCAGGTGGTGGCCAGCGAGCCGGGATTGGGAGAGGCGGCCGGCGCCATGCAGGCCGAGACTCGGGCGGTGGAACCTTAG
- a CDS encoding NAD(P)H-dependent flavin oxidoreductase, giving the protein MTKQPAKLETRFTEQVGIEVPLICGAMYPCSNLELIAAASEAGGIGIIQPISLMFVHGHDLREGIREIRKLTDKPIGFNALVEQSSQVYEDRMKKWVDIAIEEGVRFFITALGSPDWVVKKVHAVGGVVYHDVTTLKWAKRAIEGGVDGLICVNKRAGGHAGEESPQKLLADLKALGVPLICAGGIGDEAQFIEALEMGYDGVQMGTRFIATTECSAHIDYKHAILEAEADDIVLTEKISGIPVAVIQTEYVKKVGTHASWLAKKLLQHPKGKHYMRGYYTLKSLWQLKSASTKGMNYKDYFQAGKSVDGITKIESVADIVSRFADAVRAKAPVSAEAEDDVEADATTE; this is encoded by the coding sequence ATGACGAAGCAACCCGCGAAATTAGAAACCCGCTTCACCGAACAAGTCGGCATCGAAGTGCCGCTTATCTGCGGGGCGATGTACCCCTGCTCAAACCTGGAATTGATCGCCGCGGCCTCGGAAGCCGGCGGCATCGGCATCATCCAGCCGATCTCGTTGATGTTCGTGCACGGCCACGATTTGCGCGAAGGCATCCGAGAGATCCGCAAATTGACCGACAAGCCGATCGGCTTCAACGCGCTGGTCGAGCAATCCTCGCAGGTCTACGAGGATCGCATGAAGAAGTGGGTCGACATCGCCATCGAAGAAGGCGTGCGCTTCTTCATCACCGCGCTGGGCTCGCCGGATTGGGTGGTCAAAAAAGTCCACGCCGTCGGCGGCGTGGTGTACCACGACGTGACCACGCTCAAGTGGGCAAAGCGCGCGATTGAAGGCGGCGTCGACGGGTTAATCTGCGTGAATAAACGCGCCGGCGGGCACGCCGGTGAAGAGTCGCCGCAGAAGCTTCTGGCCGACCTCAAGGCCCTGGGCGTCCCGCTGATCTGCGCCGGCGGCATCGGCGACGAAGCGCAATTTATCGAGGCCCTCGAGATGGGCTATGACGGCGTGCAGATGGGCACCCGCTTCATCGCCACCACCGAGTGCAGCGCGCATATCGACTACAAGCACGCGATCCTCGAGGCCGAGGCCGACGATATCGTGTTGACCGAGAAGATTTCGGGCATCCCGGTCGCCGTCATCCAGACCGAGTACGTCAAAAAAGTCGGCACCCACGCCAGCTGGCTGGCCAAAAAACTGCTGCAACACCCCAAGGGCAAGCATTATATGCGCGGCTATTATACCCTGAAATCCCTGTGGCAGCTCAAGAGCGCGTCCACCAAGGGCATGAATTATAAGGACTATTTCCAGGCAGGAAAAAGCGTCGACGGGATCACGAAGATCGAATCCGTCGCCGATATCGTCAGCCGCTTTGCCGACGCGGTGCGCGCGAAAGCGCCGGTGAGCGCAGAGGCGGAAGATGACGTCGAGGCCGACGCGACCACCGAATAA
- a CDS encoding DUF6483 family protein: MGIRQDFLLRMMKQLADSYAGIFLGPDGKKSVEITDEPGALFELEGVLAEVFRTRRELLFVRPEEMIEDFDPRLAAEVGRLFLRYAELSESQGHPQAAERGYELGVLCLKNGLGCELSHEEDGSNALMRAVLRTRKVSTVLSKDEQAEVWRKIFEIEARLQRYDHAEDAIFAAVALADDPTDHAQRGIRFYNGLLKLPDELLEEVDMPRDEIQEAIEELEESV, from the coding sequence ATGGGCATTCGACAGGATTTTCTTCTTCGCATGATGAAGCAATTGGCTGATTCCTATGCCGGGATTTTTTTGGGTCCCGACGGCAAGAAGTCGGTCGAAATCACCGATGAGCCCGGCGCGCTCTTCGAGCTCGAAGGCGTCTTGGCCGAGGTGTTCCGCACTCGCCGCGAGCTGCTCTTCGTGCGTCCCGAGGAGATGATCGAGGACTTCGACCCGCGCCTGGCCGCCGAGGTTGGCCGGCTCTTTTTGCGCTACGCGGAGCTCAGCGAGTCCCAGGGGCACCCCCAGGCCGCCGAGCGTGGCTATGAGCTCGGGGTTCTGTGCCTGAAGAACGGGCTGGGCTGCGAGTTGTCGCATGAGGAAGATGGCTCGAACGCGCTGATGCGCGCGGTTTTGCGCACGCGCAAGGTGTCCACCGTGCTCAGTAAAGACGAGCAGGCCGAGGTGTGGCGAAAGATTTTCGAGATTGAGGCGCGCCTGCAGCGCTATGACCACGCCGAAGACGCGATCTTCGCGGCGGTGGCGCTGGCTGACGACCCGACCGACCACGCCCAGCGCGGCATTCGTTTTTATAACGGGCTGCTGAAATTGCCCGACGAATTATTGGAGGAGGTCGACATGCCGCGCGACGAGATCCAGGAGGCCATCGAAGAGCTCGAGGAGAGCGTCTAA
- a CDS encoding class II glutamine amidotransferase translates to MCRLFGFRSVIDSQVHRSLLDCDNALVHQSERHCDGWGVAYYVHGVPHMIKSARSAIEDNLFARVSGIVSAQTVVAHLRLATAGRNSMVNCHPFQFGSWIFAHNGQIPDFQTHRDALLGHIDPDLRRFVLGDTDSEVIFYMLLSVLRRCIDLADPNPPIACILDATEQTIATIHALTGQNCYESSQREDLYLSFILTNGQVMVGHQGGKPLFFSTHKNRCPERNTCPSFGRSCEMAVRSGPVNHLLLTSEPLRGDNVWSDMAPGQTVAVDREMNLQIFEKKTAEPMSASA, encoded by the coding sequence ATGTGTCGGCTTTTTGGATTCCGCTCGGTCATCGACAGCCAGGTGCATCGCAGCCTTTTGGACTGCGATAACGCGCTGGTCCACCAGAGTGAGCGCCACTGCGACGGCTGGGGCGTCGCGTATTATGTGCACGGCGTGCCCCATATGATCAAAAGCGCGCGCAGCGCCATCGAGGACAACCTCTTCGCGCGCGTCAGCGGCATCGTGTCGGCGCAAACGGTCGTGGCGCACCTGCGCCTGGCGACCGCCGGGCGCAACTCGATGGTCAATTGTCACCCCTTCCAATTTGGCAGCTGGATCTTTGCCCACAACGGGCAGATCCCCGACTTTCAGACCCACCGCGACGCCCTGCTCGGGCATATCGACCCGGATCTTCGCCGCTTCGTGCTCGGCGACACCGACAGCGAGGTCATCTTCTATATGCTGCTCAGCGTCTTGCGCCGCTGCATCGATCTGGCCGACCCGAACCCGCCGATCGCCTGCATTCTCGACGCCACCGAGCAGACCATCGCGACGATTCACGCGCTCACCGGACAAAATTGCTATGAGTCCAGCCAGCGCGAAGACCTCTATCTGTCGTTTATCTTGACCAACGGTCAGGTGATGGTGGGGCATCAGGGGGGGAAACCGCTCTTTTTTAGCACCCACAAAAATCGGTGTCCGGAGCGAAATACCTGCCCGAGCTTCGGGCGAAGCTGCGAGATGGCGGTGCGCAGCGGGCCGGTCAATCACCTATTGCTGACCAGCGAGCCGCTGCGCGGCGATAATGTGTGGAGCGACATGGCCCCCGGCCAGACCGTCGCGGTCGACCGGGAGATGAACCTGCAGATCTTTGAGAAGAAGACCGCCGAGCCGATGTCGGCGTCGGCGTGA